A single genomic interval of Adhaeribacter pallidiroseus harbors:
- a CDS encoding S8 family serine peptidase produces MITRLLILILIVNLWVISLRVVAQKILSPDSAPISGQIQSNTLYLKLKPQYAAAANRSRQGSQVADPLQLVLTQLKARSFQPKFPKAATFPRLKPGQVDLTLWYEIQHQRPDLSFTQLRQMLLATGFVDFVEPVYQPQLLYQPTDPLADSVTGKQFYLKQVQAYRAWDIEKGDSSVVIGILDTGTRLDHEDLKNTIKHNYADPVDGRDNDQDGFTDNFSGWDLADNDNDPSGPNSHGTFVTGMTAGDPDNNKGIAGIGFNCRYLPVKVFSSQVNGNFKGYEGIVYAADRGCQVINLSWGGDNPYSQYEQDVINYAAINKNVVVVAAAGNTPKETSFYPASYENVLAVSAVNKNDVKDPSQTFNYQIDLTAPGIEVTTTSNNGTNTYAAVGGSSFASPVVAGAAGLLRHHFPDYTARQIAERLRVTADNNYGAGNNLNFLEKLGYGRVNAYRALAASAPKSVRNTHNIVDYQRAFASRTMSVSGTFQNILAPTEDLFVTLSSPSPYVSIIRSTFAAGSMATLASKTNLELPFQVLIRPDIPFNQPVVFRYGFSDGVYTDYQYFTLTLNPNYITLTVNDLDATVTSNGNFGFNDLDTGNGEGVKFKNFGPLLSEGGLMIGTSPEKVADNLRNEALKSDDDFQVVAGIQFVKEGKRADEEATGVFQDKSSAAGMVGVKVKQRAFAWQDAPDNQYVILEYQITNTTQDSLTNLHAGLFADWDIANYTNNTAAWDSVTRTGYTYQPNLPNVYAGVSLLTPQAVTTYAINNPAQDAQALNLRDGFTDAEKFTALRNTDRLYQNSGNLGSDVAQVVGAALNKLAPGESTTLAFAVLGAESLPNLKQQAQAALSKYQQIKTGNVVVLQTDSVCIGATATIRPSGGQRFRFYADLEKTNLLGTGAAFTTPPITTAARYYISNVDSLYESALTPVTIVPANTPVNFTFTPDPVPASAKGQVQFTDASRQAKEWHWDFGNGTQSREQNPTVQYTQPGDYSVTLRVTNQYGCVDSLTKIIKIKYVDYIQPWQASDFKIYPIPTPQTLTIAVSEGINATQGLTVTLTDALGRRVYEKVSYQTGLNLYDLTSLASGIYYLRVSGQNGMVTRRIELIK; encoded by the coding sequence ATGATTACTCGTTTGCTTATTCTTATTTTAATAGTAAACTTGTGGGTTATTAGCCTACGTGTTGTTGCTCAAAAAATACTGTCTCCGGATTCAGCTCCTATTTCGGGGCAAATACAATCCAATACTTTATACCTTAAATTAAAGCCCCAGTATGCCGCAGCAGCAAATCGTAGCCGACAAGGCAGCCAGGTGGCTGACCCTTTACAATTAGTACTAACCCAGCTTAAAGCCCGTTCTTTTCAGCCGAAATTTCCAAAAGCCGCAACGTTTCCCCGTTTAAAACCAGGGCAGGTAGATTTAACACTGTGGTACGAAATCCAACACCAACGGCCCGATCTTTCTTTTACCCAGTTGCGCCAAATGCTGCTGGCAACCGGCTTTGTAGATTTCGTAGAGCCCGTATACCAGCCCCAGTTGCTTTATCAGCCAACGGATCCTTTGGCCGACTCGGTAACGGGTAAGCAGTTTTATTTAAAGCAAGTGCAGGCTTACCGGGCTTGGGACATTGAAAAAGGAGATTCTTCTGTAGTAATTGGCATACTGGACACTGGCACCCGCCTCGATCATGAAGATTTAAAAAACACCATTAAGCACAACTACGCCGACCCCGTGGATGGCCGGGATAACGACCAGGATGGATTTACGGATAACTTCTCGGGCTGGGACCTGGCCGATAACGATAATGACCCATCGGGACCGAATAGTCACGGTACTTTTGTAACCGGCATGACAGCCGGTGATCCGGATAATAACAAAGGCATTGCCGGCATTGGCTTTAATTGCCGGTATTTGCCAGTTAAAGTTTTCTCGTCGCAGGTCAATGGCAATTTTAAAGGCTACGAAGGTATCGTGTACGCCGCTGATCGTGGTTGCCAGGTAATTAATTTATCCTGGGGCGGCGATAACCCGTACTCGCAGTATGAGCAGGATGTAATTAATTATGCCGCTATTAATAAAAATGTGGTTGTGGTGGCCGCGGCTGGTAACACACCCAAAGAAACGTCCTTTTACCCGGCTTCTTACGAAAATGTACTCGCGGTAAGCGCGGTTAATAAAAACGATGTAAAAGACCCGAGCCAAACCTTTAACTACCAAATAGATTTAACCGCGCCGGGTATTGAGGTAACCACTACCAGCAACAATGGCACAAATACCTACGCCGCGGTGGGCGGTTCTTCTTTTGCTTCGCCGGTGGTAGCGGGAGCAGCGGGTTTACTCCGGCACCATTTTCCAGACTACACCGCGCGGCAAATTGCGGAACGGCTCCGGGTAACCGCCGACAACAACTACGGTGCCGGCAATAACCTAAATTTTCTGGAAAAGCTTGGCTACGGCCGGGTAAATGCATACCGGGCATTAGCAGCTAGTGCCCCCAAATCCGTGCGAAACACCCACAATATTGTTGATTATCAGCGGGCTTTTGCGAGTAGAACGATGTCCGTTAGTGGTACCTTCCAAAATATACTGGCACCCACCGAAGATTTATTTGTTACGCTTAGTTCTCCCTCACCTTACGTTTCCATTATCCGGAGTACCTTTGCAGCCGGCAGTATGGCTACTCTAGCTTCCAAAACGAATCTGGAATTGCCCTTTCAGGTACTTATCCGGCCCGATATTCCTTTTAACCAGCCGGTAGTTTTCCGTTACGGGTTTTCAGATGGCGTGTACACCGATTATCAGTATTTCACCCTTACGCTGAATCCTAATTATATTACACTGACTGTAAACGATTTAGATGCCACGGTGACGAGTAACGGTAACTTTGGTTTTAACGACCTGGATACCGGGAATGGAGAAGGCGTAAAATTTAAAAATTTTGGTCCTCTGCTTAGCGAAGGCGGATTAATGATTGGTACTTCGCCCGAAAAAGTAGCCGATAATCTCCGCAACGAAGCTTTAAAATCAGATGACGACTTTCAGGTAGTAGCGGGTATTCAGTTTGTAAAGGAAGGCAAGCGCGCCGACGAAGAAGCGACCGGAGTATTTCAGGATAAATCCTCGGCTGCGGGTATGGTAGGGGTTAAAGTAAAACAACGAGCTTTTGCCTGGCAAGATGCCCCGGATAATCAGTATGTTATTCTGGAATATCAGATTACCAATACAACCCAGGATTCGCTGACCAACTTGCACGCCGGCCTGTTTGCCGACTGGGATATTGCCAATTACACCAACAACACGGCCGCCTGGGATTCGGTTACGCGCACGGGATACACCTATCAGCCGAACCTGCCCAACGTATACGCCGGAGTAAGTTTGCTCACGCCGCAAGCCGTTACCACTTACGCCATTAATAATCCGGCGCAGGATGCCCAGGCACTTAATTTACGGGATGGTTTTACGGATGCCGAAAAATTTACGGCGCTCCGGAATACAGATCGCCTTTATCAAAATTCGGGAAACTTAGGCAGCGATGTTGCCCAGGTAGTAGGAGCCGCCTTAAACAAATTAGCTCCGGGCGAAAGTACCACCTTGGCCTTCGCTGTATTAGGCGCGGAATCATTACCCAATTTAAAACAACAAGCCCAAGCTGCTTTAAGTAAATACCAGCAAATAAAAACCGGTAACGTGGTGGTGCTGCAAACCGATTCGGTTTGTATCGGCGCAACTGCTACCATTCGTCCGTCGGGCGGTCAACGGTTCCGGTTTTACGCCGATTTAGAAAAGACAAATCTCTTGGGAACCGGAGCTGCTTTTACTACCCCACCGATTACCACCGCCGCCAGGTATTACATCAGCAACGTTGATTCGCTTTACGAAAGCGCTTTAACTCCTGTAACTATTGTTCCGGCCAACACCCCGGTTAATTTTACTTTTACCCCCGATCCTGTACCTGCCAGTGCTAAAGGGCAAGTGCAGTTTACCGACGCCTCGCGGCAGGCCAAAGAATGGCACTGGGATTTTGGCAACGGCACGCAAAGCCGGGAACAGAACCCAACCGTTCAGTATACCCAGCCGGGAGATTATTCGGTAACCCTGCGGGTTACGAACCAGTATGGTTGCGTGGATTCTCTTACCAAAATAATTAAAATAAAGTACGTGGATTACATACAGCCATGGCAAGCCTCCGATTTTAAAATTTATCCCATACCCACGCCGCAAACTTTAACCATTGCGGTAT
- a CDS encoding circularly permuted type 2 ATP-grasp protein, with the protein MSDVRNYEMYKGVFQGYNLNPAYLDEVFSPAGEVLPHYSLVLDQFQHFTAEDFKELNELAKVSFFNQGVTFAVYSDKARGVERIFPFDLFPRIISAQDWNHLERGVIQRNMAINLFIQDIYHKKQILRDGIVPPELIFSSSHYTKAMLGFSPIGNIYNHISGTDLIKHSDGEYYVLEDNVRCPSGVSYVLSNREAMKKTLFNLFRKHNILSVQDYPQQLLAMMQSVAPETDNEPTCVVLTPGVYNSAYYEHAFLALNMGIPLVEGRDLFVDRNYVYMKTIYGPQKVDVIYRRIDDPFIDPLAFNPNSVLGIPGVLGAYREGNVTLLNAPGTGAADDKAVYSYVPDIIKYYLAEEPILNNVHTYRCELESDYNYVLEHMEELVVKPVDESGGYGILVGSCSTREQREELKKAIKANRRKYIAQPIMSLSLHSTFIEDENKFEGRHIDLRTYTLLGKDKQFVLKGGLSRVALTKGSLVVNSSQGGGSKDTWVLSK; encoded by the coding sequence ATGAGTGATGTTCGGAATTATGAAATGTACAAAGGAGTTTTTCAGGGCTACAACTTAAATCCGGCTTATTTGGACGAAGTGTTTAGTCCGGCAGGGGAAGTGCTGCCGCATTATAGTTTAGTGCTCGACCAATTTCAGCACTTTACCGCCGAAGATTTTAAAGAATTAAACGAGCTGGCTAAAGTTTCGTTTTTTAACCAGGGGGTAACTTTCGCGGTTTACTCCGATAAAGCCCGGGGAGTAGAACGTATTTTTCCTTTTGATTTATTTCCGCGCATTATATCGGCCCAGGACTGGAACCATTTAGAACGGGGAGTCATCCAGCGCAATATGGCTATAAACCTGTTTATTCAGGATATTTATCATAAAAAGCAAATTTTGCGGGATGGCATTGTACCTCCGGAGCTTATTTTTAGTTCGAGCCATTATACCAAAGCCATGCTGGGGTTCAGCCCGATTGGTAACATTTATAACCATATTTCGGGCACCGATTTAATTAAACACAGCGACGGCGAATATTACGTGCTCGAAGATAATGTACGCTGCCCATCGGGGGTGAGCTACGTACTTTCGAACCGGGAAGCCATGAAAAAAACGCTGTTCAACCTTTTCCGGAAGCATAATATTTTGTCGGTGCAGGATTATCCCCAGCAATTATTAGCCATGATGCAGTCGGTGGCGCCCGAAACAGACAACGAACCAACGTGCGTGGTGTTAACGCCGGGCGTATATAATTCAGCTTACTACGAACATGCTTTTCTGGCCCTGAACATGGGAATTCCGTTGGTAGAAGGCCGTGACTTATTCGTGGACCGGAATTACGTGTACATGAAAACCATTTACGGCCCGCAAAAAGTAGATGTGATTTATCGCCGGATCGACGATCCGTTTATTGATCCTTTAGCTTTTAATCCCAATTCGGTGTTGGGAATACCCGGGGTTCTGGGCGCTTACCGCGAAGGAAATGTAACGCTGTTAAATGCTCCCGGCACCGGGGCCGCCGACGATAAAGCCGTTTACAGCTACGTGCCCGATATTATTAAATATTATCTGGCCGAAGAACCAATTTTAAATAATGTGCATACTTACCGCTGCGAACTGGAATCGGATTATAACTACGTGCTGGAACACATGGAAGAACTGGTGGTAAAACCCGTGGATGAATCAGGGGGGTACGGCATTCTGGTGGGCAGTTGTTCGACGCGCGAGCAACGCGAAGAATTAAAAAAAGCCATTAAAGCCAACCGCCGGAAATACATTGCCCAACCCATTATGTCGCTGTCGCTGCATTCTACTTTTATCGAAGACGAAAACAAGTTTGAAGGCCGGCACATTGATTTGCGCACCTATACCTTACTCGGTAAAGACAAGCAATTTGTATTAAAAGGCGGTTTATCGCGGGTGGCCCTTACCAAAGGCAGTTTAGTTGTCAACTCGTCGCAAGGCGGCGGCTCCAAAGATACCTGGGTATTATCTAAATAG